In one window of Arthrobacter pascens DNA:
- a CDS encoding Mrp/NBP35 family ATP-binding protein produces MSATLDQAVHAALATVIDPELRRPITELGMVDSVEISDDGAVRLSVLLTIAGCPLRETITADSENALSAVPGVTAVEVELKVMTQAQRDALKEKLRGAGGQRGIPFNQPGSLTKVFAVASGKGGVGKSSVTVNLACALAAQGLRVGIVDADVYGFSVPALMGITQSPTRVDDMILPPVAFGVKVISIGMFVTANQPVAWRGPMLHRALEQFLTDVYFGDLDALFLDLPPGTGDIAISVAQLLPKAEILVVTTPQAAAADVAERAGAIATQTGQSVAGVIENMSYLEMPDGGRMELFGSGGGAILAERLTATVGADVPLLGQIPLDILLREGGDAGSPIVLARPETPASLALTAIADRLAAKPRGLAGMKLGLQPH; encoded by the coding sequence ATGAGTGCCACCTTGGACCAGGCAGTTCACGCTGCACTGGCAACCGTTATCGATCCTGAGCTCCGCCGTCCCATCACTGAACTGGGAATGGTCGATTCCGTTGAGATTTCCGACGACGGCGCCGTCCGGCTGTCGGTGCTGCTCACCATCGCCGGTTGCCCCCTGCGCGAAACCATCACGGCTGACTCCGAAAACGCGCTGTCGGCGGTGCCAGGCGTCACCGCCGTCGAGGTCGAACTGAAGGTGATGACCCAGGCACAGCGGGACGCCCTCAAGGAGAAGCTCCGAGGAGCCGGCGGGCAGCGCGGGATCCCGTTCAACCAGCCGGGGTCGCTGACCAAGGTTTTTGCCGTGGCCAGCGGCAAGGGCGGCGTGGGAAAATCGTCAGTCACAGTCAACCTGGCATGCGCCCTGGCGGCGCAGGGGCTCCGGGTGGGCATTGTGGACGCGGACGTCTACGGGTTCTCCGTCCCGGCGCTGATGGGAATCACCCAGTCGCCCACCCGCGTGGACGACATGATCCTGCCGCCTGTGGCGTTTGGGGTCAAGGTCATTTCGATCGGCATGTTCGTGACAGCCAACCAGCCGGTGGCCTGGCGCGGGCCCATGCTGCACCGTGCACTGGAGCAGTTCCTGACCGATGTCTACTTCGGCGACCTCGACGCTTTGTTCCTTGACCTTCCGCCGGGTACAGGGGACATCGCCATTTCGGTGGCCCAGCTGCTGCCGAAGGCGGAGATCCTGGTGGTCACAACGCCCCAGGCGGCCGCGGCCGACGTCGCGGAACGTGCCGGTGCCATCGCCACCCAGACAGGGCAGTCAGTGGCGGGCGTCATCGAGAACATGTCCTACCTGGAGATGCCCGACGGCGGCAGGATGGAACTGTTCGGAAGCGGCGGCGGGGCGATCCTCGCCGAAAGGCTGACGGCAACGGTGGGTGCCGACGTGCCACTGCTGGGGCAGATTCCCCTGGACATCCTGTTGCGGGAAGGTGGGGACGCAGGTTCCCCGATCGTCCTGGCCCGGCCTGAGACTCCGGCATCCCTGGCGCTGACTGCAATTGCGGACAGGCTGGCCGCCAAGCCACGGGGGCTGGCAGGAATGAAACTGGGGCTGCAGCCCCACTAG
- a CDS encoding DUF1003 domain-containing protein has protein sequence MAPKNPGQRNLQKAAGKGSLDTPLSGRQRILPKFSPNPDAFGHATEGFARFMGTPQFLVYMTVFCVFWLLWNTFAPVDWQFDSRDLGFTLLTLMLSLQASYAAPLLLLAQNRQDDRDRVSLQQDRQRAERNLSDTEYLTRELASLRIALREVATRDYVRAELRSLLEDMLEAQEELRTHDPSGDGSHESPRDKVKEKLKEKRDRQRNPRTQQIPRVGPGHSAQDRPGSPQSPTPES, from the coding sequence ATGGCCCCGAAGAATCCCGGCCAGCGGAACCTGCAGAAGGCCGCGGGCAAGGGCAGCCTCGATACGCCCCTGAGCGGCCGCCAGCGCATCCTGCCGAAGTTCTCACCGAACCCCGATGCTTTCGGCCATGCCACGGAGGGCTTTGCCCGGTTCATGGGTACACCGCAGTTCCTGGTGTACATGACTGTCTTCTGCGTCTTCTGGCTGCTGTGGAACACGTTCGCCCCGGTTGACTGGCAGTTCGACTCGCGCGACCTCGGCTTTACGCTGCTGACGCTCATGCTCTCCCTGCAGGCCTCCTACGCGGCGCCCCTGCTGCTGCTGGCACAGAACCGGCAGGACGACCGCGACCGCGTCTCGCTCCAGCAGGACCGCCAGCGGGCCGAACGCAACCTCTCCGACACTGAATACCTGACCAGGGAACTGGCATCGCTGCGGATCGCCCTCCGCGAAGTGGCTACCCGCGACTACGTCCGGGCAGAGCTCAGGTCCCTGCTCGAGGACATGCTGGAGGCGCAGGAGGAACTGCGGACCCATGATCCTTCCGGAGACGGCAGCCACGAATCACCGCGCGACAAGGTCAAGGAAAAGTTGAAGGAGAAGCGGGACCGGCAGCGCAATCCCCGCACGCAGCAGATTCCCAGAGTCGGTCCCGGCCACAGCGCCCAGGACCGCCCCGGCTCCCCGCAGTCCCCGACCCCCGAAAGCTGA
- a CDS encoding magnesium transporter MgtE N-terminal domain-containing protein, translated as MSTNLTRVFVARLLGLDVFDPLGDRLGRLRDVVVLSRGTRGAPHVVGIVVEVPGKKRVFVPMTRITSIDQTQIICTGLVNLRRFEQRGAETLVVAEMFDRRVTLRDGSGDATIEDIAMDQHRSGDWFVSKLFVRRGHSLSPLSRLRRNETLIIDWADALQGARTEPQAATQFVANHEDLKPADFAEALQEMSDKRRFEVASELQDERLADVLQELPEDDQVEILSALDVQRAADVLEEMDPDDAADLLGELPSAQAEELLQLMEPEGAEDVRRLLEYDADTAGGLMTPVPVILPPEATVAEALAHVRREELSPALASSIFISRPPLETPTGRFLGVVHIQQLLRFPPFEPLGNLVDKNLEPLSDQAHISEVARTLATYNLNSLPVVNDAGRLVGAVTVDDVLDHLLPDDWRAYDGEAPIRRLGGRIG; from the coding sequence GTGAGCACAAATCTGACGCGTGTCTTCGTCGCACGCCTTCTGGGTCTTGACGTCTTCGACCCGCTGGGCGACCGGCTGGGCCGGTTGCGCGACGTTGTGGTGCTCTCCAGAGGAACCCGCGGGGCCCCGCACGTAGTGGGTATCGTCGTTGAGGTTCCGGGTAAGAAACGGGTCTTTGTGCCCATGACGCGGATCACCTCCATCGACCAGACGCAGATCATCTGCACCGGCCTGGTCAACCTCCGCCGCTTCGAACAGCGCGGCGCGGAGACCCTGGTGGTCGCAGAAATGTTCGACCGCCGGGTCACCCTCCGCGACGGAAGCGGCGACGCCACGATCGAAGACATCGCCATGGACCAGCACCGTTCCGGCGACTGGTTCGTGAGCAAGCTGTTTGTCCGCCGCGGCCATTCACTGTCGCCACTGAGCCGGCTCCGCCGCAACGAAACCCTGATCATCGACTGGGCGGACGCGCTCCAGGGCGCCCGGACAGAACCGCAGGCCGCGACCCAGTTTGTGGCAAACCATGAGGACCTCAAGCCCGCCGACTTCGCCGAAGCCCTTCAGGAGATGAGCGACAAACGCCGCTTCGAAGTCGCCAGCGAACTCCAGGATGAACGGCTTGCCGACGTCCTGCAGGAGCTTCCCGAAGATGATCAGGTGGAGATCCTCTCCGCCCTGGACGTCCAACGCGCCGCCGACGTGCTGGAAGAGATGGATCCCGACGACGCCGCAGACCTCCTGGGCGAACTTCCCTCCGCCCAGGCTGAGGAACTGCTGCAACTGATGGAGCCCGAAGGCGCCGAGGATGTCCGGCGGCTCCTGGAATACGACGCCGACACCGCCGGCGGCCTGATGACCCCCGTTCCTGTCATCCTGCCCCCGGAAGCGACAGTTGCCGAGGCCCTGGCACATGTCCGGCGGGAGGAACTCTCGCCGGCCCTCGCTTCGTCCATCTTCATCTCCAGGCCCCCGCTGGAGACTCCCACCGGCCGTTTCCTGGGCGTGGTCCACATCCAGCAGCTGCTGCGCTTTCCTCCGTTTGAACCGCTGGGCAACCTCGTAGACAAGAACCTGGAGCCGTTGTCGGACCAGGCGCATATCAGCGAAGTGGCCCGGACCCTGGCGACGTACAACCTGAACTCGCTCCCGGTGGTCAATGACGCCGGCCGCCTGGTGGGGGCGGTGACGGTGGATGACGTTTTGGATCATCTGCTGCCGGATGACTGGCGCGCCTACGACGGCGAAGCCCCCATAAGAAGGCTCGGAGGCCGCATTGGCTGA
- a CDS encoding general stress protein, with protein MSNIFGAPRAGGPSGPDESRTVPTGDTVGSYTSYLDAQKAVDYLADQQFPVQMVSIVGNELKMVERVTGRLSYPRVALSGALSGMWFGLFVGVMLSFFAPSPGYFSILTSVLMGAAFFMLFGIVTYAMQRGKRDFTSTSQVVATSYDVVVSLEAAHEARRLLQQLPMTPSDAAARPYTQRDYQNQPYNQPGQAPGQGPVRPSGWSDPYGQQGPGTPDQGGPVPEGQPGGPAPAAGVRYPDLPDGRPQYGVRVSDNPAPAAAGAGEGDKHQDSGQHVQQQESASQRDRNEQQP; from the coding sequence ATGTCAAACATTTTTGGTGCTCCCAGGGCCGGTGGCCCCAGCGGGCCGGACGAATCGCGTACCGTTCCCACCGGTGACACGGTCGGCTCGTATACGTCCTACCTGGATGCCCAGAAGGCGGTGGACTACCTTGCCGACCAGCAGTTCCCTGTCCAGATGGTTTCCATCGTGGGCAATGAACTCAAGATGGTGGAGCGCGTGACAGGCCGTCTCAGCTATCCGCGGGTCGCCCTTTCCGGGGCTCTCAGCGGCATGTGGTTCGGCCTGTTCGTCGGCGTGATGCTGTCCTTCTTCGCGCCATCCCCGGGCTATTTTTCCATCCTGACCTCCGTGCTGATGGGCGCGGCGTTCTTCATGCTGTTCGGGATTGTGACCTATGCAATGCAGCGGGGAAAGCGCGACTTCACCTCCACGAGCCAAGTGGTAGCCACCAGCTATGACGTTGTGGTCTCACTGGAAGCTGCCCACGAGGCCCGGCGCCTGCTCCAGCAATTGCCGATGACTCCCTCCGATGCCGCCGCCAGGCCGTACACCCAGCGCGACTACCAGAACCAGCCCTATAATCAACCAGGCCAGGCGCCCGGGCAGGGTCCTGTACGGCCTTCCGGGTGGTCAGACCCCTACGGCCAGCAGGGACCCGGCACGCCGGACCAGGGCGGGCCCGTTCCTGAGGGGCAGCCGGGCGGGCCGGCGCCCGCAGCAGGCGTCAGGTATCCGGACCTGCCTGACGGCCGCCCGCAGTACGGTGTCAGGGTTTCGGACAATCCGGCTCCCGCTGCCGCAGGGGCTGGCGAGGGCGACAAGCACCAGGACAGCGGACAGCACGTCCAGCAGCAGGAATCAGCTTCTCAACGTGACAGGAATGAACAGCAGCCCTAG
- a CDS encoding aminopeptidase P family protein, producing MNDAENTPDSASQPLDERVNNRSQRPSSDAFKAFMASNWAPSDQELPPRDDVADHAAARRKAISDKFKGERLVLPAGPLKVRSNDCDYRFRPHSGFAHLTGLGLDHEPDAVLILEPVPEGTGDGGGHHRATLYFRPLAGRDTERFYADSRSGEFWIGARPTLAEFEARLGLATAHIDELEAAITKNVGAPEIGGISIRLVRKVDENIDALVDTARYNTAKDPENLDLAVLDALDEKLTEALSELRLLKDEWEIEQMKIAVAATVEGFEEVVKALPRALTHARGERVVEGAFFARAREVGNELGYDTIAASGNNATVLHWTRNTGKINAGELLLLDAGVEVDSLYTADVTRTLPANGVFSEVQRKVYEAVLDAADAGFAAAQPGTRFRDIHTAATTVLAERLAEWGLLPVSVQEAIRPEGQQHRRWMPHGTSHHLGLDVHDCAQARRELYLDGVLTEGMVFTIEPGLYFKNEDLGIPEEYRGIGIRIEDDILMTSEGPVNLSAALPRKAEDVESWMAGIYREADGDAS from the coding sequence TCTCGATGAGCGGGTTAACAACCGCTCGCAGCGGCCCAGTTCGGACGCCTTCAAGGCCTTCATGGCCAGCAACTGGGCTCCCTCGGACCAGGAACTCCCGCCGCGGGACGATGTGGCCGACCACGCCGCAGCCCGGCGAAAGGCAATATCGGACAAGTTCAAGGGCGAACGCCTGGTCCTTCCCGCCGGCCCTCTCAAGGTCCGCTCCAACGACTGCGACTACCGTTTCCGCCCGCACTCCGGCTTCGCGCACCTCACGGGCCTGGGCCTGGACCACGAGCCGGACGCCGTCCTGATTCTCGAACCCGTTCCCGAAGGCACGGGCGACGGCGGCGGCCACCACCGCGCCACACTGTATTTCCGCCCGCTGGCCGGAAGGGACACCGAAAGGTTCTACGCAGACTCACGGTCCGGCGAGTTCTGGATCGGCGCGCGTCCTACGCTGGCGGAGTTCGAAGCCCGTCTGGGCCTGGCCACTGCCCACATCGACGAGCTCGAAGCGGCCATCACCAAAAATGTCGGCGCCCCGGAAATCGGCGGCATCTCCATCCGCCTGGTCCGGAAGGTGGATGAGAACATCGACGCCTTGGTGGACACGGCCCGCTACAACACGGCCAAGGATCCCGAGAATCTGGATCTCGCCGTCCTGGACGCGCTGGACGAGAAACTCACCGAAGCGCTGTCCGAACTCCGCCTCCTGAAGGACGAGTGGGAGATCGAGCAGATGAAGATCGCCGTGGCCGCCACCGTTGAAGGTTTCGAGGAGGTGGTCAAGGCCCTGCCCCGCGCCCTCACGCACGCACGCGGCGAGCGGGTTGTGGAGGGTGCCTTCTTTGCACGCGCCCGCGAGGTCGGCAACGAACTGGGCTACGACACCATCGCGGCCTCCGGTAACAACGCCACGGTGCTGCACTGGACCCGCAACACCGGAAAAATCAACGCCGGCGAGCTGCTGCTTCTGGACGCCGGGGTGGAAGTGGACTCGCTGTATACCGCGGACGTCACCCGGACTCTTCCGGCCAACGGCGTATTCTCCGAGGTCCAACGCAAAGTCTACGAGGCAGTCCTTGATGCCGCCGACGCCGGATTCGCCGCCGCACAGCCGGGCACCAGGTTCCGTGACATCCACACGGCCGCCACCACCGTTCTGGCCGAGCGGCTGGCGGAGTGGGGCCTGCTTCCTGTCAGCGTCCAGGAAGCCATCCGTCCCGAGGGCCAGCAGCACCGGCGATGGATGCCGCACGGAACCAGCCACCACCTTGGGCTTGACGTCCACGACTGCGCGCAGGCCAGGCGCGAGCTGTACCTCGATGGCGTGCTCACCGAGGGCATGGTGTTCACCATCGAGCCCGGCCTGTATTTCAAGAACGAGGACCTCGGCATTCCGGAGGAATACCGAGGCATCGGCATCCGCATCGAAGACGACATCCTGATGACGTCCGAAGGCCCCGTTAACCTCAGCGCCGCCCTGCCCCGCAAGGCCGAGGACGTCGAGTCGTGGATGGCGGGCATCTACCGGGAGGCCGACGGCGACGCCTCCTAA